ATCTGCTTATGTCCTTGATGCCCATAAGCTTATCAATAAGGGTTTCTTTTCCCACTTGTTATCCCAAGTTTTAATCAATTAGGGGTAACCCCAACCATCGCACTAAAAAGCGCAATCTGTCATCTTACCCATCACCAAACTATATTGAATAATTGCAACAAACTTACTTGATGGCCGATATATCTTCAAACTCAAGCTGATTTGTTGTCGCGTGAAGCAAATCGTTTAAAATGCTCTCAGCTATTTGCCAATTATAATTTGGTTTTACCTCTTTCCCGGATGATACTTTTTTATGAAAAGCGGTTTCAAGATTTTTCCTTACTGCTTTTGAATGCTCCCCTACCCCCTCCTGGAAGATAAAAACAATTGCATCCATCATGTCTGCCAGCTTAAAAATAATATAAAGCTCTGGTTTCTTTTGGATTTTTCCTCTTAGATTAATCAACCAGGGCGCAATCTCTTTTTCAATTTCTTCGATCGGATTATTTATTTTCGAGATCTCTTCTATCCTTCTTTTCAAGGGAGATGCCAGATCGCCCATAAGAAGTTCGGGCGTATCATGCCACATGGCATATTCTAACAATAAAAGCCGTTCAGAATCGGTCAGGGGATCAGAGGGTATTTCTTTGGCCATCTTATTGACAAGCATACTTACAATATAATGATGTTCAGCCAGAGTCTGATTTCGTAATGTCCGGACACTATGCCACCGTGTGACATGGCCTGCCCGAGAGATATCTTGTATATTAATTTTCGGTATCGGCATTACGGTTTCCTTAAAAACCTATTTTCCTTTTATTCTCATCACTCTTGGTCGATAAAATCTGATCAAGAGCCTCAAACACAATATTAAACCGGCCTTCTGTTTGTTCTTTAAATTCGGCCAATTCGTTCCTTATGTCTTCGTTATCCAAGACCACCCTTCGGAGCTTGTTGAAAATCCTGACGGCTTGGATATTAATGTCAATGGCTCTCTGGCTGTTTAAAACACTGGAAAGCATCAAAACCCCATGCTCTGTAAAGGCAAAGGGCGGTATTCTTAAACCCATCTTGTCATTGGAGGTCGCAAATTGCGACCTCCAATTTTCGAACTCATCTTTTGACAATTCAAACATAAAATCATCAGGGAACCTGTCCATATTTCTTCGAACCTGTTCTTTTAAACGCTTGGTTTCAACACCAT
This DNA window, taken from Bacteroidota bacterium, encodes the following:
- a CDS encoding HD domain-containing protein; protein product: MPIPKINIQDISRAGHVTRWHSVRTLRNQTLAEHHYIVSMLVNKMAKEIPSDPLTDSERLLLLEYAMWHDTPELLMGDLASPLKRRIEEISKINNPIEEIEKEIAPWLINLRGKIQKKPELYIIFKLADMMDAIVFIFQEGVGEHSKAVRKNLETAFHKKVSSGKEVKPNYNWQIAESILNDLLHATTNQLEFEDISAIK
- a CDS encoding ORF6N domain-containing protein produces the protein MDLIVSEDIIANRIFTIRGQKVMLDRHLAELYGVETKRLKEQVRRNMDRFPDDFMFELSKDEFENWRSQFATSNDKMGLRIPPFAFTEHGVLMLSSVLNSQRAIDINIQAVRIFNKLRRVVLDNEDIRNELAEFKEQTEGRFNIVFEALDQILSTKSDENKRKIGF